AGTGTGTCTTTAATAATGGGCCAAAGACTAAAAAGTTTCTTTCAAGTCATATATAACATAGGCTAAATAGGGTAAGAGCTTTAAATCTCGGTCATTTTCGATTGGACTGTTAGGCCAAGTGACAAGAGCCGTAATTGTTTCTTCGTTAAAAGAGATAAGAGCATTTGATTTTAGCCGTTTGCCCCTCAATCATAATGAACCGATAATGTAAGACAGAGACTACTAAAAAACAAAGTGAATATTTTAAATGTGCCAATGTGAAGGACTATCCATGCAACTATAGCAAGTAAAAAGAGAGAAGAGCATTTGATTTTAGCCGTTTGCCCCTCAATCATAATGAACCGATAATGTACGACACAGAGACTACTAAAAAACAAAGTGAATATTTTAAACGTGCCAATGCGAAGGACTATCCATTCAACTATAGCAAGTACAATTTTATCTAACACCTCTATAAATTCAAGCTTCAATAATAATGGACTGAGTATCAAACAATACACAACACCCTCCTTGTGTAAACATGAAATCCTTTATTTTTGGCTTCCTCTTGCTTTCAACTACTCTCTCTTTGCTTCCCTTTGtggttttttcttcatctttcactTCCACCAATCACATTGTCCTTCCCACCACTACTGATGATGACAAGGTTTTCCCTATCCCTGGATTCTCCGAAGTGCTAGACATAAACGGCGAACCCCTCCATGTCGGCGAAGAGTACCACATTATCTCCGCTATCCGTGGAGCCGGTGGCGGCGGCGTATACTTAACCTATGTTGGAAATACCAAATGTCCAAACGGCGTACTCCAGCATGGGAGGGACACCCGTCCCGGCATGCCCGTGAAATTCGTTACCACTCACTCACGACCTTTTAATGTCGTACGTGAAAATACTGACATTAATATTATGTTCTCTGTTTCAACGTCACGACTCTGTGTTAATGAAACTGTTTGGAAAGTTGGTGATCCCGACTTAACTACACGAGGGACTAGGTTTGTGGTAACCGGTGGAACCCTAGGAAATTCAAGACCCGAAACAACAAACAACTGGTTTAAGATTGAGAAAGTAACAAAACAAGCACCTTTCTACAAGTTAAGGTATTGTCCTGATAAATTTTTGTGTCCAGAGTGCCACCCCGTTGATTGTTTAGATGTCGGTGTGACTGACCATTTCGGATATAGGCGTCTGGCTCTCACCAAGCAGCCTTTTATGGTTTTCTTCAGGAAATTCCAGAAGACTGATGGATAATTAACCTAACCTGCTATGTCTAACCTGGCTTTCTAAATAATGTGGATAAATCTATCCCTTGTCTTAGATCTATGTTTGATCTTTTGCTCTGTGTGAATGCTGCTTATGAAGCATATGAATAAATAAGCTAGGTACGCTTGGATATAATTAACCGTCTCTTTTCGCATTTTCACAAGCAATGAAAGAGCTAAAATTTTCACTAAAAGAAtatcaaaatataaataaatttaaaTGAAAAAATCAAGAGATTCCAACATATAGCCTATacacttaaaaataaatttttaactTGGTTATATAGTGTAGTTTTCTAGTAAAGAGATATCAATTAACCCCCCTTAGTGTTacaacccgaatttcccaccgccGAGACTTTGATAACGCCTAACATtttactcgctaggcaagccaacgttacaaATTATttcacctttttcttttatcttttaatAATTTATGTGTTAACAAAAGTAAATCAGCGGAATACATGCGGAAAAGCAGAATTTAACAGATTATCTTAATACTAATAACAAAACCGTAATAAAACTccacccagaactagtgtcacaacttACGAacagtctacgaatactacaaacaaatGGTCCGAACAAAGAAGTATACATCTATCTCGAAAGTagataaaacaaaaaagaaatacgatagaaggggacgccagggcctgtggacgcctgcaggactaccttggatctccaatGGATTGAAGGCAGCCACCCGAACTCTACTCACAAGGTCTGACACCGGGATCTGCATAGAAAgtacagagtgcagtatcagtacaaccgaccccatgtactggtaaatgTCAAGTCTATCCTtgacgaagtagtaacgaggctaggacatgaGAACtaacataaacctgtgcagttaaacaatatactaaCAGAGTAACAATAATAGAAGCTAAACATACATTAACGGGAAGGAGCAACATGCTATGGGAGTACCAAAATAAGGAATCACAGTAGTAATGGAATtaaacagttaaaacacttgaaccgataacaacaattaaacatagaaaacagaaaatgcacggcatcacccttcgtgcttttactctcaatcctcaccatgcaatcaataatagaaatgtgcacggcatcacccttcgtgctttatcactcttcctcatcatatgaataatagaaatgtTCACGGCATCACCCGTCGTGCTtcatctctcttcctcaccatatgcatcaatataaatgtaaatgtgcacgacatcacccttcgtgctttatcactctttatcaccatatgcataagtatgaatgtgcacggcatcagccttcgtgctttaccactctttcctcacccaaacaatagaaataataacatcccggcaatggaatcagctataaccaatcttgtttCAACAGTTAAAATTACAATGTAAGTCCCAACTTGAGTCAACACTCAACAATTACACAATAACAAGAaaatataaccaaacttgttcaacaCAAAAAGTAACTAGCTTAGGTATGAAAATATGTATAAAGAAACACAACTGTCACAAGTATAGAACTCACTCGCATGGTATGACCCgacaacgacgtatagatactcgtcaccacacctatacgtcgtactaaacaactaacaagtagcaaatagggcaaacaatacctaatccctcaagctaaggttagccacaacacttatCTTGATTCCACGGCCAGAATCAAACCTCAAATACCattttacctctcgattccacctccaatccgcttgtatcAAGTCATAATtaacttcataacatcaataaatgctaaagaattcaactccaatgcttaattataggtttcccaacattgtctccaaaaagtcaaaacccgaccccgggcccgcttggtcaaaacttgaagttcggaccaaaactcgaacccattcacccccgagcccgaatatacaattggttttggaatccgacctcaatttgaggtctaaattcccaaatttcgaaattcctaaattctacccaaaaacacccagttctcccatgaaaatccctagattttgtgaagaaatcttgtaaaaagatgaattagattgaagaaaatgagttagaagttgtttacctatgatttggggaagaactctcctttagaaaatcgcctatgagagcttagggtttgaaaatttgagaagtgAAGTGAAAATCCCGTCAAAACCTATTTTTGAACAGTTGCAGgtatcacatttgcgatcacAGGTTCATAATtgcgaactcgcaaatgcgaccaatgcTTCGCAAATGCGGAGCTTGGCCTGACCTGCtgccttcacaaatgcgaacaaatattcgcaattgcgacccctgttcttgtcgcatttgcgactacgaacttcacaaatgcgaaggtcccGTGTCCAAC
This sequence is a window from Nicotiana sylvestris chromosome 3, ASM39365v2, whole genome shotgun sequence. Protein-coding genes within it:
- the LOC104236763 gene encoding cysteine protease inhibitor 8-like yields the protein MKSFIFGFLLLSTTLSLLPFVVFSSSFTSTNHIVLPTTTDDDKVFPIPGFSEVLDINGEPLHVGEEYHIISAIRGAGGGGVYLTYVGNTKCPNGVLQHGRDTRPGMPVKFVTTHSRPFNVVRENTDINIMFSVSTSRLCVNETVWKVGDPDLTTRGTRFVVTGGTLGNSRPETTNNWFKIEKVTKQAPFYKLRYCPDKFLCPECHPVDCLDVGVTDHFGYRRLALTKQPFMVFFRKFQKTDG